From Candidatus Poribacteria bacterium, the proteins below share one genomic window:
- a CDS encoding tetratricopeptide repeat protein → MKTNLLCFFLLIFLSTACLTSAKQDTSTAAVRAYQTGMQALAQKDDRNALTAFQRAVELDASFAEAHYQLGVLHGKQSQWKPAIDALQTTIKLTPDFADAYVRLGEAYLIGTANAKDAVEPLQRALHLQPDLLRARRLLGEAYLRQNRIGDAIHQFKQAMEDSEARYLLGFAYFQTEDFTEAIPHFEAVIKRQKRHAKAHFNLGNCYLRIGKIAEGRAALRTFETLTREEEQQSTLQRLILDNPQHLQPRYQLAELHIKRTEWELASAELKACLAIKPQDEKASELLGYIYLQTEAYPEAVEVYGHLVDAYPESAIYRNSLGIAYMMLKKPRQAITQFETATHLNTTNAQLYRNLANAYRQAGEQEKAEQAYQRYQSLTK, encoded by the coding sequence ATGAAAACGAATCTTCTTTGTTTTTTTCTACTAATCTTTCTATCAACAGCGTGTCTGACATCAGCAAAACAAGACACATCTACTGCGGCAGTACGCGCATATCAAACAGGTATGCAAGCACTTGCGCAGAAAGATGACCGCAATGCTCTTACAGCATTTCAGAGAGCAGTAGAATTAGACGCATCCTTTGCCGAGGCACACTATCAACTCGGTGTGCTTCACGGTAAACAATCACAATGGAAACCCGCGATTGATGCGCTTCAGACTACGATTAAACTCACTCCTGATTTCGCCGATGCATACGTTCGCCTCGGCGAGGCATATCTTATCGGCACGGCGAACGCGAAAGATGCCGTTGAACCGTTGCAACGTGCACTCCACTTGCAACCCGATCTCCTACGCGCCCGAAGACTTTTAGGGGAGGCATACCTTCGTCAAAACCGCATCGGAGATGCAATCCATCAGTTCAAACAAGCGATGGAGGATAGTGAAGCCCGTTACCTGCTTGGGTTCGCTTACTTCCAAACAGAGGATTTTACAGAAGCAATCCCACATTTTGAGGCAGTCATTAAACGCCAAAAACGGCACGCGAAGGCGCATTTCAATCTTGGGAATTGTTACCTCCGCATAGGGAAGATCGCTGAGGGGCGCGCCGCACTTCGGACATTTGAGACACTCACCCGTGAAGAGGAACAACAGAGCACACTGCAACGTTTGATTCTTGACAACCCGCAACACCTTCAACCGCGTTATCAACTCGCGGAACTGCACATCAAGCGGACAGAGTGGGAACTCGCCTCGGCAGAACTCAAGGCGTGCCTTGCAATCAAGCCGCAGGATGAGAAAGCATCCGAACTCCTCGGTTATATCTATTTGCAAACAGAGGCTTATCCAGAAGCAGTTGAGGTATATGGACATCTCGTTGACGCATATCCAGAGAGCGCGATATATCGGAACAGCCTCGGTATTGCTTATATGATGTTGAAAAAACCGCGGCAAGCGATAACGCAGTTTGAAACGGCAACACATCTTAATACGACAAATGCCCAACTTTACCGCAACTTGGCAAATGCCTATCGGCAAGCCGGTGAA
- a CDS encoding phytanoyl-CoA dioxygenase family protein, giving the protein MEFVQLTDTQRQEFDENGYLIVRSAIDNEMIDRLTETGDRLMESFEYHGYYAHRRDGLVQEPAFADLATQSKAVPLILQLLGTNIHITNTALIHKHPQAPEKPDNRNWHRDVGVHLDVGHEGCPRVGLKVGYCLTDFSVPDSGATWFIRKSHRWDEPLGIAEGEVDPLEYDEPLLRAGDAFLFESRIYHAAGLNFRENTSKVVIYGYHYRWIKPDYYLRYYNDSLQPDERLVENLDDLSRQFLGASIDTQGRRDPNGVHWAGTEWAAAHNLNLEQAPQVVTV; this is encoded by the coding sequence ATGGAATTTGTTCAGTTGACAGATACACAACGCCAAGAATTTGACGAGAATGGTTACCTGATCGTGCGTTCTGCGATTGACAACGAGATGATTGATCGCTTGACGGAAACCGGTGATCGACTCATGGAGTCGTTTGAGTATCACGGCTACTATGCCCATCGGCGGGACGGATTGGTGCAAGAGCCTGCCTTCGCCGACCTCGCGACGCAATCAAAGGCAGTTCCGTTAATTCTTCAACTCCTTGGGACGAATATTCATATTACAAATACCGCGCTCATCCACAAACATCCACAGGCACCTGAGAAGCCAGACAACCGCAATTGGCATCGAGATGTCGGTGTGCATTTAGATGTTGGACATGAAGGGTGCCCGCGTGTCGGCTTGAAGGTAGGGTACTGCTTAACAGATTTCAGTGTGCCGGACTCAGGCGCGACGTGGTTTATCCGAAAAAGCCATAGGTGGGATGAGCCGTTGGGCATCGCTGAAGGTGAAGTTGATCCACTTGAGTATGACGAACCACTTCTCCGAGCAGGCGATGCGTTCCTGTTTGAAAGCCGTATCTATCATGCCGCAGGACTAAATTTCAGGGAGAACACCTCTAAGGTTGTCATCTACGGATACCATTATCGCTGGATTAAGCCGGATTATTACCTCCGGTATTACAACGATAGTCTTCAACCCGATGAGCGATTGGTCGAAAATCTGGACGATCTTAGCAGACAGTTTCTCGGTGCATCCATAGATACGCAGGGCAGACGTGATCCGAACGGTGTTCATTGGGCTGGCACGGAGTGGGCAGCGGCGCACAATCTGAACTTAGAACAAGCACCACAAGTTGTGACCGTTTAA
- a CDS encoding Gfo/Idh/MocA family oxidoreductase — translation MAKVKEVKVGIVGCGGIAGGKHLPGHQGVKGVSIVAACDIDEARAKAFAKQHDIPHVFSDYEELAAMDELDAVSVCTPNNFHAGPTIAALNAGKHVICEKPIAANAIDGQAMVDAQKASGKVLQIGLQSRFRAEARTLRKLYDEGFFGDIYYARAMAMRRRGVPASPSFLSKAIAGGGPLIDIGVHILDVLLWMIGCPKPVEAFGMAATKFGHKKDVINPWGKWNPEEFEVEDFAMGTIRFEGGLTVTLETAWASHIENIGGTFFMGDLAGATYEPLQIYLDKEDEMVNYTPKLLTGLPSEFESFHKAVREDLSSPVPAEEVLNVAKIFDALYESARIGRSVPIF, via the coding sequence ATGGCTAAAGTTAAAGAAGTTAAGGTAGGGATCGTTGGGTGTGGTGGAATTGCTGGGGGTAAACATCTTCCCGGTCATCAGGGTGTCAAAGGTGTTTCGATTGTCGCCGCGTGTGATATTGACGAGGCTCGTGCAAAGGCGTTCGCCAAACAGCATGACATTCCACACGTTTTCAGCGATTATGAGGAATTGGCTGCGATGGATGAACTGGATGCGGTGAGTGTTTGTACACCGAATAACTTCCACGCCGGACCCACTATTGCAGCATTGAACGCCGGAAAACACGTTATCTGTGAAAAGCCGATCGCTGCCAATGCTATTGATGGACAAGCGATGGTGGATGCACAGAAAGCGAGTGGCAAGGTACTACAAATCGGTTTACAATCTCGGTTTCGTGCTGAGGCGCGGACACTCCGTAAACTCTATGATGAAGGGTTTTTCGGTGACATCTATTATGCCCGTGCAATGGCGATGCGACGGCGTGGGGTGCCTGCTTCGCCATCGTTTCTCAGTAAAGCCATCGCGGGTGGCGGACCGCTAATTGATATCGGCGTACATATTCTCGATGTGTTGCTCTGGATGATCGGTTGTCCGAAACCCGTTGAAGCGTTCGGAATGGCAGCAACGAAGTTTGGGCATAAAAAGGATGTCATCAATCCATGGGGGAAATGGAATCCTGAAGAATTTGAGGTGGAAGACTTCGCGATGGGCACGATCCGCTTTGAGGGTGGCTTGACGGTAACCTTGGAGACGGCTTGGGCATCGCATATTGAGAACATCGGTGGGACGTTCTTCATGGGAGATTTAGCCGGTGCGACTTATGAACCGCTCCAGATTTATCTTGATAAGGAGGATGAGATGGTGAATTACACGCCGAAACTTCTTACCGGATTACCGAGTGAATTTGAATCGTTCCACAAGGCTGTTCGAGAGGATTTATCATCTCCTGTGCCTGCTGAAGAGGTGCTGAACGTCGCGAAAATCTTTGATGCCCTCTATGAATCTGCGCGAATCGGTCGTTCCGTTCCGATTTTTTAA
- the queF gene encoding preQ(1) synthase, whose product MNQSTGYDDLQTHIPQLKTPPIETWENQYSHRDYTIEITNLEFTAVCPKTGLPDFATLSITYVPDQHCVELKSLKEYFFFYRDVGIFHEHVVNKVLEDFVAACQPRKAEVVGDFNIRGGIKTVVRASYQTE is encoded by the coding sequence ATGAATCAAAGTACTGGCTATGACGATTTACAGACCCATATTCCTCAACTGAAAACACCTCCAATTGAGACATGGGAAAATCAGTATAGCCACCGAGATTATACAATCGAAATCACCAATCTTGAGTTCACTGCCGTATGTCCTAAAACGGGACTCCCAGATTTCGCAACCCTCAGTATCACCTACGTACCAGATCAACACTGTGTCGAACTGAAATCGTTGAAGGAGTATTTCTTCTTCTATCGAGATGTCGGTATCTTTCACGAGCACGTTGTGAATAAGGTATTAGAGGACTTTGTTGCAGCGTGCCAACCGCGGAAGGCAGAAGTTGTCGGCGATTTCAACATCCGCGGGGGCATCAAAACGGTCGTACGGGCAAGCTATCAGACGGAATAG
- a CDS encoding T9SS type A sorting domain-containing protein has protein sequence MLTLFLGVGLVTHSSADRVQLNTSAAVIQDNLGASVGINGNYAMVGVPKDDTDHGRDVGSVQVFFRSEAGWVQHQKLNTSDAADGDEFGTIIAMSSDYAVIGAPSKDGVGRNSGAAYVFRRQGTEWVEHTKLVSSEETPGDFFGTSVAIDGDTILVGGHRTNEPFADGGSVYVFERSGENWEETAKLSAPDGTNFSYFGYSVGLDADTAIVGAIRDDEAGLDAGAAYIFVRNQSNWTLQTKLIGNNTRSEDFFGYAVDVDGDFAIATSPRNRGIGAAYIYRREGTVWEQKRNRVRFRMMPIDPDGATFFGVSVALSGTTAVIGAIGALVGEEESGAAYVFTENEPPFWNQHTKLTAGDRKGGDQLGYAVAISGNEIIAGAPLQDAGGRSSGAAYIFQKSEESGWVESGKLSDGETASEDQFGTSVAISGNIAVSGAQQADDIAPNAGAAYIFERNRVLWLQRGKLTAEDGKAGDMFGNSVAISGETILVGAPGVDDAGPEAGAVYAFIRIDGEWIQQAKLIGADIGGFDQFGSTVAIHENTAIIGAYAKDEVGTDSGAAYVFVRNGNAWTQQAKLTPRDAVRGDHFGFSVSVHGDTVLVGAHLSNAAGPDSGAAYLFTRNGTTWRQELQILSNDIGIGDEFGYAVDLIEGAAIVGAPKENRHQEDMGAAYIFVETRETWAQQAKLTASDAESGDEFGVAVALHEDTAIIGSWKDDHPPVDRFSDDNLQIDKGSAYSFLRDGLSWVEKRRITGGDTSRSDLFGASVAIKGSFAIVGASGSDSAGGNSGSAFIYNPIDLGFRSADVPFSVDPSSHLLSTFGHIKRTTVFQNYPNPFNPETWFPYNLAEQAEVVLKIYDIRGALVRQLNIGLQEAGSYLSQEKAAYWDGRDAFGTKVASGIYFYTFTAGEFESTRRMVILK, from the coding sequence ATGCTAACCCTCTTTTTGGGGGTTGGGTTGGTAACACACAGTAGTGCGGATCGGGTGCAACTCAACACGAGTGCCGCTGTTATCCAAGACAATCTCGGCGCGAGTGTCGGTATCAATGGTAATTACGCAATGGTAGGCGTTCCGAAAGATGATACCGACCACGGCAGAGACGTTGGTTCAGTCCAAGTCTTTTTTCGCAGCGAAGCCGGGTGGGTGCAACACCAAAAACTGAACACCAGTGACGCTGCAGATGGAGACGAATTCGGCACAATAATCGCCATGAGCAGCGATTATGCCGTTATTGGTGCACCAAGTAAAGACGGTGTCGGTAGGAACTCGGGTGCCGCTTATGTCTTTAGACGGCAAGGCACAGAATGGGTAGAGCATACCAAACTCGTTAGCTCTGAGGAAACGCCAGGCGACTTTTTCGGCACCTCAGTAGCCATTGATGGAGATACTATCCTCGTTGGTGGTCATCGCACGAATGAACCCTTTGCAGACGGAGGTTCTGTCTACGTCTTTGAGCGGAGCGGAGAAAACTGGGAAGAGACAGCGAAACTTAGTGCCCCAGATGGTACCAACTTCTCATATTTCGGCTATTCCGTTGGACTTGATGCAGACACCGCTATCGTTGGTGCGATTCGTGATGATGAAGCTGGACTTGATGCGGGTGCTGCTTATATCTTTGTACGAAATCAATCCAACTGGACACTTCAAACAAAACTTATCGGTAACAATACCAGATCGGAAGACTTTTTCGGTTACGCAGTCGATGTCGACGGTGATTTCGCTATTGCGACCTCACCGCGTAACAGAGGCATTGGTGCTGCTTACATCTACAGACGCGAAGGCACTGTATGGGAGCAAAAAAGAAACCGCGTTCGGTTTCGCATGATGCCGATTGACCCGGACGGTGCGACCTTCTTCGGTGTCTCTGTTGCCCTTAGCGGAACAACCGCAGTTATCGGGGCAATAGGTGCTCTGGTAGGTGAAGAAGAGTCCGGTGCTGCGTATGTCTTTACAGAGAATGAGCCACCGTTTTGGAATCAACACACAAAGTTAACAGCGGGCGATAGAAAGGGTGGCGATCAACTCGGATACGCTGTCGCCATTAGTGGAAACGAAATTATCGCTGGTGCACCGCTCCAAGATGCGGGCGGACGCTCTTCGGGTGCTGCCTACATTTTTCAAAAGAGTGAAGAGAGTGGGTGGGTAGAGAGTGGTAAGTTGAGTGACGGAGAAACCGCTTCCGAGGATCAGTTTGGAACTTCCGTCGCTATTAGCGGCAATATCGCTGTTTCCGGTGCACAACAAGCTGATGATATCGCACCCAACGCTGGTGCAGCATACATTTTTGAGCGCAACCGCGTTCTCTGGTTGCAACGCGGTAAACTCACCGCTGAGGACGGAAAAGCTGGAGATATGTTCGGAAACAGTGTCGCCATTAGTGGTGAAACAATTCTTGTTGGCGCGCCGGGTGTTGATGATGCTGGACCCGAGGCGGGGGCAGTGTATGCTTTCATACGGATAGATGGTGAATGGATTCAACAGGCAAAACTCATCGGGGCTGATATTGGAGGCTTCGATCAATTTGGATCAACTGTTGCAATCCATGAAAATACCGCTATAATCGGTGCCTACGCGAAAGATGAAGTCGGTACGGATTCCGGTGCCGCTTATGTCTTTGTCCGAAACGGTAACGCTTGGACACAACAGGCGAAACTGACACCTCGAGATGCCGTGCGAGGTGATCACTTTGGATTTTCCGTTTCTGTTCACGGTGATACTGTGCTCGTCGGCGCACACTTGAGCAACGCAGCAGGACCGGATTCAGGTGCAGCCTATCTCTTCACACGTAACGGCACGACATGGAGACAAGAGCTTCAAATTCTTTCAAATGATATTGGTATTGGCGACGAATTCGGCTATGCTGTTGATTTGATTGAAGGTGCTGCGATTGTTGGCGCACCTAAGGAAAATCGGCATCAGGAAGATATGGGAGCCGCCTACATCTTTGTAGAAACGCGGGAGACCTGGGCACAACAAGCGAAACTCACTGCCTCCGATGCCGAGAGCGGAGATGAATTTGGCGTAGCCGTCGCACTGCACGAAGATACCGCAATCATTGGCTCATGGAAAGATGACCATCCACCGGTAGATCGCTTTAGCGATGACAACTTGCAAATCGACAAAGGTTCCGCTTATTCTTTTTTACGCGACGGATTATCTTGGGTGGAGAAACGTCGAATTACCGGTGGCGACACAAGCAGATCTGATCTGTTCGGCGCATCTGTCGCGATCAAAGGCTCATTTGCAATCGTCGGTGCCTCGGGTAGCGATAGCGCAGGAGGTAACTCAGGATCCGCTTTTATCTACAATCCCATCGACCTTGGATTCCGTTCTGCGGATGTCCCCTTCTCTGTTGACCCATCGTCGCATCTACTCTCAACCTTTGGACATATTAAACGAACGACGGTCTTCCAGAATTATCCGAATCCGTTCAATCCAGAAACCTGGTTCCCTTACAATCTGGCAGAACAGGCGGAAGTCGTTCTGAAAATCTACGATATCCGTGGCGCGCTTGTGCGTCAATTGAACATAGGGCTACAAGAAGCTGGCAGTTACCTGAGCCAGGAGAAAGCAGCCTACTGGGATGGAAGAGACGCATTCGGAACGAAGGTTGCGAGCGGTATCTACTTCTATACATTTACCGCAGGCGAATTTGAAAGTACCCGTCGGATGGTAATTCTGAAGTAG
- the queG gene encoding tRNA epoxyqueuosine(34) reductase QueG has protein sequence MSTLTQQIQAHANELGFELVGIIPVAHSETIARYREWIENGYAGKMHYLEKHLSLKTDVRQLLAEAKSVISLAMNYYTLDPPKALAQDPGRGQISRYAWGDDYHELIRERLLELVTFIKQTAESELKTRVCVDTAPIIEREYAQKAGIGWIGKNTNLIHWRSGSWYFLAEVLVNIALESDTPELRGSCGTCTRCIEACPTDAIVEPNLLDSRLCISYLTIELKESIPKALRPEIGNWIFGCDICQEVCPWNSKAVSTTEPGFQPRDGNFAPKLLSLVGMTQEEFSQQFKGSPIKRAKRRGFLRNVLVAIGNWGTQRAVPALKDALADDEPVVRSHAAWALGKIGGDAAKRTLQKRLTIETEQDVITEIQDALLEAE, from the coding sequence ATGTCAACACTAACGCAGCAAATTCAGGCGCACGCAAACGAACTTGGATTTGAACTCGTCGGAATCATACCCGTAGCGCACAGCGAAACAATTGCGCGATACCGAGAGTGGATAGAAAACGGGTACGCTGGGAAGATGCATTATCTCGAAAAGCATCTCTCCCTCAAGACGGATGTCCGGCAACTTCTCGCAGAGGCGAAATCTGTTATTAGCCTCGCGATGAATTATTATACACTCGACCCGCCGAAAGCACTCGCACAGGATCCGGGACGAGGACAGATCTCCCGCTACGCGTGGGGTGATGATTATCACGAACTTATTCGTGAACGTCTTTTAGAACTTGTTACTTTTATCAAACAGACTGCTGAAAGTGAATTGAAAACTCGCGTATGTGTTGATACCGCACCTATTATCGAAAGGGAATACGCACAGAAAGCAGGTATCGGCTGGATCGGTAAGAACACGAACCTGATTCACTGGCGTTCGGGTTCATGGTATTTCCTTGCGGAGGTACTCGTCAACATCGCGTTGGAATCCGATACGCCGGAGCTTCGCGGGAGTTGTGGGACTTGCACACGCTGTATCGAAGCGTGCCCGACAGATGCAATCGTTGAACCGAACCTTCTCGATTCTCGACTTTGCATCTCTTACCTGACAATAGAACTGAAGGAGAGCATTCCGAAGGCACTTCGTCCCGAAATTGGAAACTGGATTTTTGGCTGCGACATCTGCCAAGAGGTCTGTCCATGGAATAGCAAAGCGGTCTCAACAACCGAACCGGGGTTTCAACCCCGCGATGGAAACTTCGCACCCAAGTTGCTCTCACTCGTGGGTATGACACAAGAGGAGTTTAGCCAGCAATTCAAGGGAAGCCCTATCAAACGTGCCAAACGCCGGGGTTTCCTACGAAATGTGTTGGTCGCCATTGGTAACTGGGGTACCCAGCGTGCCGTTCCAGCACTCAAGGACGCATTAGCAGATGATGAACCTGTAGTCCGGAGCCATGCCGCATGGGCATTAGGGAAAATCGGCGGCGATGCTGCCAAACGAACATTACAGAAGCGATTAACCATTGAAACCGAACAGGATGTTATCACTGAAATTCAGGATGCGCTTTTAGAAGCAGAATAG
- the pheA gene encoding prephenate dehydratase — translation MDLTKYRDQINEIDDQILALLQKRAEISKQVGELKAETGVAQVYVPHRQKQIIERLKAQNHGEFPEAALETIWTEILSASRSLQDPERVAFLGPVGSFGHLAALSHFGTSTELIPISPQIDIFTEVESGRADYGVVAIENSAQGTVRDVLERLQRTPLWICAETFQPIRQHLLSKSPLSEIRCIYSHPQPFAQCKTWLKRHLSNVEQIEVVSTSEAAQRAAQEPSAAAIASELAGEIYQVPIVANTIMDEPDNTTRFFVIGRHMPDPSGHDRTSMFFAIRDKVGALHEALGILEKAELNLNYLESLPSRAKPWEYIFFVEMEGHIADKRVIVALGQLEELCRNVNVLGSYPRGTC, via the coding sequence TTGGACTTAACAAAGTACCGAGACCAGATTAATGAGATTGACGACCAAATTTTAGCACTGCTACAGAAACGAGCTGAAATTTCCAAGCAGGTCGGTGAGCTAAAAGCAGAAACAGGCGTTGCACAGGTCTATGTTCCGCATCGGCAGAAACAGATTATTGAACGCTTGAAGGCGCAGAATCACGGCGAGTTTCCTGAAGCCGCGCTTGAGACGATCTGGACCGAGATTCTATCTGCCTCCCGTTCTTTGCAGGATCCGGAGCGGGTCGCCTTCCTCGGTCCTGTTGGGAGTTTCGGACACTTAGCAGCACTCTCTCATTTCGGTACGTCAACTGAATTAATCCCTATCAGTCCGCAGATTGATATTTTTACGGAGGTTGAATCTGGGAGAGCGGACTACGGTGTCGTGGCTATTGAAAATTCAGCCCAAGGCACTGTTCGCGATGTTTTGGAACGCCTCCAACGTACACCGTTGTGGATTTGTGCGGAGACATTTCAACCGATAAGACAGCACCTTTTATCAAAATCCCCGCTCTCAGAAATTCGGTGTATCTACTCACATCCGCAACCCTTCGCGCAATGTAAGACATGGCTAAAGCGACATCTCAGTAATGTTGAACAGATTGAGGTTGTTAGTACCTCTGAGGCGGCGCAACGCGCGGCACAAGAACCGTCAGCAGCCGCTATTGCAAGTGAACTCGCAGGCGAAATCTATCAGGTGCCAATCGTCGCCAATACCATTATGGATGAACCCGATAACACAACTCGCTTCTTTGTGATCGGAAGACACATGCCAGATCCGAGTGGACACGATCGGACTTCGATGTTCTTCGCAATTCGAGACAAGGTCGGCGCACTGCACGAAGCACTCGGCATTTTAGAGAAAGCGGAACTAAATTTGAATTATTTAGAATCTTTGCCGTCGCGCGCCAAACCGTGGGAGTATATCTTTTTTGTTGAGATGGAAGGTCATATTGCCGACAAACGCGTCATCGTGGCACTCGGGCAGCTTGAAGAATTGTGTCGGAATGTCAACGTTCTGGGATCTTATCCGCGTGGGACTTGTTAA